A section of the Flavobacterium sp. CG_23.5 genome encodes:
- a CDS encoding TonB-dependent receptor plug domain-containing protein produces the protein MKQFYIWAVLFVSTIAMAQQDLTVSVIDAATQKPVSNLSIVLVNKSRNLHLIQSSNIQGKVIFRNLEALDGYQIISEGSQDFAAQSSDFISIRSNQNPNVTLILRKRNAQQLDEVVISTGSTSKINRRDAEVSSELKAAEIQEIPVEGRDITRVLYRLPNVSQATGFYPEAPNVSINGINGLFTSYLIDGLDNNERFLGGQKFAIPSGFVKDITVLTSNFSAEYGLTGSGIIDITPRSGSNELRGEAFFITRPGPTIDGHSSFAQRDLSGNQVKDGFARYQAGGGVGGAFVKDKTFYYFNFEHTTDIKDNLLNVPALGVNETVRGTNTFNYFSSKIDQNWNKNFRSSIRANVGLVDIERQGGGLEGGVAFPSSANTQKRNSVLLALKNSYSFGKISGETNIQYSHFNWDYANPQNVKDPQVVVLGTNDETLAVLGHPGYLFKAVENTVQIQQKIKYYLDNHTLKGGLNYIRGNHDLFGGGNPNGNYTVKLTQSQIDAINNSGVGSSLSFDDIPSNATVVNYNVELRPASFGTHQDIYSAYVEDLWSATEKLNITLGLRYDYDNLSKGGSNKGDNNNLAPRFNFNYKLTNNSSFRGGYGIAYDKINYAIYSDALQQNTKSADYRKQLQQFITLGILPANTNLDAITFNGNISASEPNVTYLQGPSGDQLQAQREGVFSNERRILNPNGYNNPYSQQFSLGYQLQVDENKLFFVDLVHNRGENLFRLRNLNAAAEYTVDPNNVIVRTPSQADATRPIPISNGVATINGQTVTGVARNVVISETEGKSRYYAMSLNYQKARGEDKYSYRLNYTLSSLKNDTEDINFRAMDGNNYGNEWGPSINDRTHNINGIYSYYPFTATTLTLAGLLQSGQPINRIPLGFGTTDLNGDGSGFSDAYQGNSDRYPGETRNSDRLPWSTTFDIGLQHQFKISGNNKIELRADIFNLFNAENLSGYSNNATQSNQIQGGSMASGLFTKRNASPPRQFQFGVRYLF, from the coding sequence ATGAAGCAATTTTATATTTGGGCAGTGCTGTTTGTATCAACAATAGCGATGGCTCAACAAGATTTAACCGTTTCTGTTATTGATGCAGCAACACAAAAACCAGTTTCTAATTTATCCATAGTTTTAGTAAATAAAAGTAGAAACCTACACTTAATTCAAAGTTCAAACATACAAGGTAAAGTGATTTTTAGAAACTTGGAAGCGCTTGATGGGTACCAAATCATTTCTGAAGGAAGTCAGGATTTTGCTGCCCAGAGTTCTGATTTTATCAGTATTCGTTCCAATCAAAATCCAAATGTGACTTTAATTTTAAGAAAAAGGAACGCACAACAATTAGATGAGGTTGTAATTTCTACTGGTTCGACTTCCAAAATAAATCGTCGTGATGCCGAAGTTTCTTCGGAACTAAAAGCTGCTGAAATTCAAGAAATTCCAGTTGAAGGTCGAGATATTACGCGGGTTTTGTATCGATTACCCAATGTTTCGCAAGCCACAGGATTTTATCCGGAAGCGCCCAACGTGAGTATTAATGGAATCAATGGTTTATTTACCTCCTATTTGATTGACGGATTAGACAATAACGAACGATTTCTAGGAGGTCAAAAGTTTGCCATACCATCCGGTTTTGTAAAAGATATTACCGTTTTGACCAGTAATTTTTCGGCAGAATATGGCTTGACAGGAAGTGGAATCATCGATATTACGCCTCGTTCCGGTTCTAACGAATTGCGAGGAGAAGCTTTTTTTATTACACGGCCTGGACCCACCATTGATGGACATTCTTCATTTGCGCAACGTGATTTGTCAGGGAATCAAGTTAAAGATGGTTTTGCTAGATATCAAGCAGGTGGCGGAGTTGGTGGAGCTTTTGTAAAAGATAAGACGTTCTATTATTTCAATTTTGAACATACTACTGATATAAAAGATAATTTATTGAATGTTCCTGCTTTGGGTGTGAATGAAACGGTAAGAGGAACCAATACGTTTAATTATTTTTCTTCTAAAATAGACCAAAATTGGAACAAGAATTTCAGAAGTTCGATTCGTGCCAATGTTGGTTTAGTGGATATCGAGAGACAAGGCGGAGGACTTGAAGGAGGCGTTGCTTTTCCATCTTCGGCTAATACGCAAAAGAGAAATAGTGTTTTATTGGCTTTGAAAAACTCATATAGTTTTGGTAAAATAAGTGGAGAAACTAACATTCAATACAGTCATTTTAATTGGGATTATGCCAATCCTCAGAATGTGAAAGACCCACAAGTAGTGGTTTTAGGAACTAATGATGAAACGTTAGCTGTTTTAGGCCATCCAGGATATTTGTTTAAAGCTGTTGAAAATACAGTTCAAATACAACAAAAAATCAAATACTATTTAGATAATCATACTTTGAAAGGGGGATTGAATTACATTAGAGGGAATCATGATCTGTTTGGTGGTGGGAATCCTAATGGAAATTATACTGTTAAATTGACACAATCTCAAATTGATGCAATAAATAATAGTGGTGTGGGAAGTAGTTTGTCTTTTGATGATATTCCATCAAATGCGACGGTCGTAAATTATAATGTAGAATTGCGTCCCGCTTCTTTTGGAACGCATCAAGATATATATTCCGCTTATGTGGAGGATTTATGGTCTGCGACTGAAAAACTAAATATTACTCTTGGATTGCGGTATGATTATGACAATTTGTCTAAAGGAGGAAGCAACAAAGGGGATAATAACAATCTGGCTCCCCGATTTAATTTTAATTATAAATTAACCAATAACAGCAGTTTTCGCGGGGGTTATGGGATTGCTTACGACAAAATTAATTATGCAATTTATAGTGATGCCTTGCAACAAAACACAAAATCAGCAGATTATAGAAAGCAATTGCAACAATTTATAACCTTAGGAATACTGCCCGCAAATACTAATCTGGATGCGATTACTTTCAACGGAAACATATCAGCAAGTGAACCAAATGTTACCTATTTACAAGGACCAAGTGGCGACCAATTGCAAGCGCAACGAGAAGGAGTTTTTTCTAATGAAAGACGTATTTTAAATCCGAACGGGTATAACAATCCTTATTCTCAACAGTTTTCATTGGGATACCAACTACAAGTTGATGAAAATAAATTGTTTTTTGTTGATTTAGTGCATAATCGCGGGGAAAATTTGTTTCGTTTGAGAAATTTGAACGCTGCTGCTGAGTACACTGTTGATCCGAATAACGTGATTGTTAGAACACCATCTCAAGCGGACGCAACAAGACCTATACCAATCTCAAATGGAGTAGCAACTATTAATGGACAAACCGTGACAGGAGTGGCCAGAAATGTGGTTATTAGTGAAACAGAAGGGAAGTCAAGATACTATGCGATGAGTTTGAATTATCAAAAAGCTAGGGGAGAAGACAAGTATTCGTATCGTTTGAATTACACCTTATCTTCTTTAAAAAATGATACTGAAGACATTAACTTTAGAGCAATGGATGGGAATAATTACGGTAATGAATGGGGACCCTCGATAAACGACAGAACACACAATATTAACGGAATTTATAGCTATTATCCGTTTACTGCAACGACGTTAACTTTGGCTGGACTGTTACAAAGTGGTCAACCGATAAATCGGATTCCTCTTGGTTTTGGAACTACGGATTTGAATGGGGATGGTTCTGGTTTTAGTGATGCGTACCAAGGGAATAGCGACCGTTATCCTGGAGAAACCAGAAATAGCGATCGTTTGCCTTGGAGTACTACTTTTGATATTGGTTTGCAACATCAATTTAAAATATCGGGAAACAATAAAATCGAATTGCGTGCAGATATTTTCAATTTGTTTAATGCTGAAAATTTAAGTGGGTATAGCAACAATGCGACCCAAAGTAACCAAATTCAAGGTGGTTCTATGGCTAGTGGATTGTTTACGAAGCGAAATGCTTCGCCACCAAGACAGTTTCAATTTGGAGTGCGGTATTTATTCTAG
- a CDS encoding sigma-70 family RNA polymerase sigma factor: MDLIKENSKSVLEQWVNQFSDELYSWAFFKTSSKEVAEDLVQDTFLAAFHKIDSFQGKSQPKTWLFSILNNKVIDYYRLTARTTKKNFSLTENSGYEISDGLFNKYGCWKTNDINAVWEQEEELLDNPDFNSVMEACMEDLPQKWKLAVTSKYLSEKKTETICQELEITASNYWQIVHRSKLLLKKCLELKWV, from the coding sequence ATGGACCTGATAAAAGAAAATTCAAAATCCGTTTTAGAGCAATGGGTCAATCAATTTAGTGATGAACTCTATTCTTGGGCATTTTTTAAAACTTCTTCCAAAGAAGTTGCCGAAGATCTGGTACAGGATACTTTCTTGGCTGCATTTCATAAAATAGATAGTTTTCAAGGAAAAAGCCAACCAAAGACCTGGTTGTTTTCTATACTCAACAATAAAGTGATTGACTATTACCGATTGACTGCGCGAACTACAAAGAAAAACTTCAGTTTGACCGAAAATAGTGGTTATGAAATTTCTGATGGACTTTTCAATAAATATGGCTGCTGGAAAACGAATGATATCAATGCCGTTTGGGAACAAGAAGAGGAATTATTAGACAATCCTGATTTTAATTCGGTGATGGAAGCATGTATGGAAGACCTGCCACAGAAATGGAAATTAGCCGTAACCTCCAAATATTTAAGCGAAAAAAAAACAGAAACCATTTGTCAGGAATTAGAAATTACTGCGTCTAATTATTGGCAGATTGTTCATCGATCTAAGCTACTTTTAAAAAAATGTCTAGAATTAAAATGGGTTTAA
- a CDS encoding nucleoside hydrolase: MKIYKILFFLLLTTGITAQTKVWFDTDIMIGMPDKEAREVDDGITLIMALKQPQIQIVGISNITYVDYGFGVINKILNWHNKGTAIPVYKGSAFANDLGTENDGTRALYQALKKEKLTILALGPMTNIATLVKNHPDIIPQIDRVVICAARTPGLLFNPGNGKLNVFDYNYEFDTASMDVLLHSTIPLEFAGYDPSSYTHIGKIDLASLDLTNEADKWLYDIVQPWMELNERYFGVRGFIPFDCSTLGIVTHPEYFTYYENIPIKVTYKKNDALAIQPNKPFKNFLEVSYKFKSQKKVKYARRALQGFEEKILETLRVKN, encoded by the coding sequence ATGAAAATTTATAAAATACTGTTTTTTCTACTACTGACAACTGGTATTACGGCACAAACCAAAGTTTGGTTCGACACTGATATCATGATTGGAATGCCAGATAAAGAAGCTCGTGAAGTTGATGATGGTATCACACTTATTATGGCACTCAAACAACCTCAAATTCAAATTGTGGGCATCAGCAATATCACCTATGTGGATTATGGTTTTGGGGTCATTAATAAAATTTTGAATTGGCACAACAAAGGAACCGCAATTCCGGTTTATAAAGGCTCGGCTTTCGCCAATGATTTAGGAACCGAAAATGATGGAACGAGAGCGTTGTACCAAGCATTGAAAAAAGAAAAACTCACTATTTTGGCACTTGGACCAATGACCAATATTGCGACTTTAGTCAAAAACCATCCTGACATTATTCCGCAAATTGATCGTGTGGTGATTTGTGCTGCCAGAACGCCCGGATTACTTTTTAATCCTGGCAACGGAAAATTAAATGTATTTGATTATAACTATGAATTCGATACCGCTTCCATGGATGTATTGTTGCATTCTACTATTCCGTTAGAGTTTGCAGGATATGATCCGAGTTCTTACACGCATATTGGGAAAATTGATTTAGCTAGTTTAGATTTAACAAATGAAGCAGATAAGTGGCTGTATGACATTGTGCAACCGTGGATGGAGTTGAACGAACGCTATTTTGGTGTTCGTGGATTCATACCTTTTGACTGCTCAACTTTGGGTATTGTAACCCATCCGGAATATTTTACTTATTATGAAAATATTCCCATAAAAGTCACCTATAAAAAGAACGATGCCTTAGCCATTCAACCAAATAAACCTTTTAAAAATTTTCTTGAGGTTTCCTATAAATTTAAAAGCCAAAAGAAGGTAAAATACGCCCGAAGAGCGTTGCAAGGATTTGAGGAAAAGATATTAGAAACGCTACGTGTAAAAAACTAA
- the msrA gene encoding peptide-methionine (S)-S-oxide reductase MsrA, with protein MKIKLASYVVVLFTIISCNAQTKKLSLEPKKGKAVAVFAEGCFWCSEHVFEAVVGVDEAVSGYSGGKIKNPSYEQVGAERTGHAESVAVYYDPKVVSYKELVTVFFASQDPTTPNQQGPDRGSSYRSIAFYKNAAEKKIIEDKIKELTANKVFANPIVTEVKPVSDFYEAEGYHQNYVKNNPNQPYVKGVSLPRYNKFIKTYKGKLKPNH; from the coding sequence ATGAAAATTAAATTAGCAAGTTACGTAGTAGTGTTGTTTACAATTATAAGTTGTAACGCGCAAACAAAGAAATTGTCATTAGAACCCAAGAAAGGGAAAGCAGTTGCTGTTTTTGCCGAGGGTTGCTTTTGGTGCAGTGAACACGTTTTTGAAGCTGTGGTAGGAGTTGACGAAGCAGTTTCTGGATATTCTGGAGGAAAAATAAAAAATCCTTCCTATGAGCAAGTGGGCGCTGAAAGGACAGGACATGCCGAGTCTGTAGCGGTCTATTATGACCCTAAAGTTGTTTCGTACAAAGAATTAGTGACTGTGTTTTTTGCCTCACAAGACCCTACAACACCAAACCAGCAAGGTCCTGATCGTGGTTCTTCCTACCGCTCGATTGCCTTTTATAAAAATGCAGCTGAGAAAAAAATTATTGAAGACAAAATTAAGGAGCTTACCGCCAATAAAGTCTTCGCAAATCCTATTGTTACCGAGGTTAAGCCCGTTTCTGATTTTTATGAAGCCGAGGGGTACCACCAAAATTATGTAAAAAACAATCCCAATCAGCCTTATGTAAAAGGGGTTTCATTACCGCGATACAACAAGTTTATAAAAACATACAAAGGAAAATTAAAACCAAATCATTAA
- a CDS encoding haloacid dehalogenase type II, with the protein MTIQKSKPVIIFDVNETLLDMSPLKKSINTLLGNEQGFRIWFGMLLLYSTVSNSINEYHDFGTIAAATLAMAATSMNKKVNEDEIKEALSTILTLQAYPDVEKGLKFLKDHGFRLVTLTNSPPQALKQQLLNSNLTDYFEQALSIDSLKKYKPEAETYLWAAKKLAATPQEMLMIAAHGWDIAGASHAGLSTGFIAREGQSLYTLSNKPNFQANDILAMAQLLVAFYSE; encoded by the coding sequence ATGACGATACAAAAAAGTAAACCCGTAATAATTTTTGATGTAAATGAGACCTTACTAGACATGAGTCCATTAAAAAAGTCCATTAATACACTACTTGGTAATGAGCAGGGATTCCGAATCTGGTTTGGAATGTTACTGCTCTACTCCACTGTATCGAATAGCATTAATGAGTATCATGACTTTGGTACAATTGCAGCAGCTACATTAGCGATGGCAGCTACCTCCATGAATAAAAAAGTTAATGAGGATGAAATTAAAGAAGCCCTTTCAACAATTTTAACATTACAAGCTTACCCAGATGTAGAGAAAGGATTAAAGTTCTTGAAGGATCATGGTTTTAGATTGGTTACATTGACCAATTCCCCACCACAAGCGCTAAAACAACAGTTACTCAATTCAAATTTAACCGATTACTTTGAGCAAGCATTAAGCATCGATAGTCTTAAAAAATACAAACCAGAAGCAGAAACCTATTTATGGGCGGCAAAAAAACTAGCGGCAACTCCCCAAGAAATGCTAATGATTGCAGCACATGGTTGGGACATAGCGGGTGCCTCACATGCTGGCTTATCTACTGGCTTCATTGCCCGCGAAGGGCAATCATTATACACTTTATCCAACAAGCCAAATTTTCAGGCCAATGATATTTTAGCAATGGCACAACTATTAGTTGCTTTCTATAGCGAATAG
- a CDS encoding glycoside hydrolase family 113 encodes MKKAFFILALLLLIIVSGYSFYHSSTTTESPDKTKLEYKGMNLVAPIKELKNTTFDELTANHINSISLIPYAFVDVDDASVHYNNKRQWWGERTEGIKASNQIAHDYKMTVMLKPHLWINHNFYTGNLDFSTDAEWKKWESDYEKYILDFAKLAQKENIELFCFGTELGNSVEKRPKYWLQLIQKIKKIYSGKLTYAANWDDFDKVPFWNELDYIGIDAYFPLSDAKTPAVSDLNEAWKKYIIKMEKLQAKTSKKILFTEFGYRNSDQAAKEPWTENQNSINNLAQANAYESLFQTLTQKAWFAGGYAWKWYADAYHKEKRNSVDYTPQEKPALQTIKKWYK; translated from the coding sequence ATGAAAAAAGCTTTTTTTATACTAGCTCTACTTTTATTGATAATTGTGAGCGGATATTCTTTCTATCACTCCTCTACTACTACCGAGTCACCTGATAAAACCAAACTAGAATATAAAGGAATGAATTTGGTCGCGCCAATCAAGGAATTAAAAAACACCACTTTTGATGAATTGACAGCGAATCATATTAATTCGATATCTTTAATTCCATACGCTTTTGTTGATGTAGATGATGCCTCGGTCCACTACAATAATAAACGACAATGGTGGGGAGAAAGAACCGAAGGAATCAAAGCTAGTAATCAAATCGCCCATGATTATAAAATGACAGTAATGCTAAAACCTCATCTTTGGATAAACCACAATTTTTATACAGGGAATTTAGATTTTTCAACGGATGCCGAGTGGAAAAAATGGGAATCTGATTATGAGAAATATATTCTTGATTTTGCCAAACTAGCCCAAAAAGAAAACATCGAACTCTTTTGTTTCGGAACTGAATTAGGAAATTCCGTTGAAAAACGACCTAAATACTGGTTGCAGCTAATTCAGAAAATTAAAAAAATATACTCCGGAAAACTAACCTATGCCGCAAATTGGGATGATTTTGACAAAGTACCATTTTGGAATGAGTTGGATTACATCGGGATTGACGCCTATTTTCCTTTGTCTGACGCTAAAACCCCCGCAGTATCTGATCTTAATGAAGCTTGGAAAAAATACATTATAAAAATGGAAAAGCTTCAAGCAAAAACAAGCAAGAAAATACTCTTTACAGAGTTTGGCTATCGCAACTCTGATCAAGCAGCCAAAGAACCTTGGACAGAAAATCAAAATAGCATTAATAATTTGGCGCAGGCCAATGCGTATGAATCCTTATTTCAAACCTTAACACAAAAGGCTTGGTTTGCTGGGGGTTATGCTTGGAAATGGTATGCGGATGCTTATCATAAAGAAAAAAGAAATAGTGTTGATTATACTCCGCAGGAAAAACCCGCGCTACAAACCATTAAAAAATGGTACAAATAA
- a CDS encoding phosphotransferase, whose translation MFILNASEPKELAQYLKENQWLADAESILSLTKPGEGNMNYVLRVTTNLRTFIIKQSRAYVEKYPQVPAPAERVITEAGFYQKIASVNAVQSRMPHLLGLDTVSNILLLEDLGKSNDYSVLYDLKQRLTAEEITVLVSYLNELHTRFQKTKMDDELANLELRKLNYEHIFRYPFLEENGFDLNSVQMGLQELALPYKKNAALKSKVELLGSLYLSKGKYLLHGDYYPGSWLKTDDGIKIIDPEFCYFGSREFDLGVLIAHLYLSQQDLHLITVIEKEYAAFADLNPEILNGFVGVEIMRRLIGLAQLPLQMELNEKGKLLELANQLIMK comes from the coding sequence ATGTTTATACTTAATGCCAGTGAGCCGAAAGAATTGGCTCAATATTTAAAAGAAAATCAATGGTTAGCTGATGCAGAATCTATTCTTTCGTTGACAAAGCCAGGGGAAGGAAATATGAATTATGTGTTGCGAGTTACTACTAATTTGCGAACATTTATCATTAAGCAATCTCGTGCTTACGTTGAAAAATATCCGCAAGTCCCAGCTCCAGCGGAACGTGTGATTACCGAAGCTGGTTTTTATCAAAAAATTGCCAGCGTGAACGCCGTTCAAAGTAGAATGCCTCATTTGTTGGGATTGGATACAGTAAGTAATATTTTGCTGTTGGAAGATTTGGGGAAATCCAATGACTACAGTGTTTTGTATGATTTGAAACAGCGATTGACCGCCGAAGAAATTACAGTATTGGTTTCTTATTTGAACGAATTGCACACTCGTTTTCAGAAAACGAAAATGGACGATGAATTGGCTAATTTGGAATTGAGAAAACTGAATTATGAACATATATTTAGATATCCATTTCTTGAAGAGAATGGGTTTGATTTGAATTCCGTTCAAATGGGTTTACAAGAATTAGCGCTACCGTACAAAAAAAATGCGGCACTAAAAAGCAAGGTGGAACTGTTGGGGTCTTTGTATCTTTCTAAGGGGAAATATCTACTGCACGGTGATTATTATCCCGGGAGTTGGTTAAAAACCGATGATGGCATTAAAATTATTGATCCGGAATTTTGCTACTTTGGTTCTAGAGAATTTGATTTGGGTGTTTTAATCGCCCATTTGTATCTGAGTCAACAAGATCTGCATTTAATAACTGTCATAGAAAAAGAATACGCTGCTTTTGCAGACTTAAATCCTGAAATTTTGAATGGTTTTGTAGGTGTCGAAATCATGCGTCGCTTAATAGGATTAGCGCAATTGCCATTACAAATGGAGTTAAATGAGAAAGGAAAACTGCTAGAATTAGCAAATCAATTAATAATGAAATAA
- a CDS encoding DUF2064 domain-containing protein, protein MYTIKDYSTTTAVLLFAQSEKIESGLKPIASCSKQNVLLWKKMNGNVTKLIQKSKLPYFVSDENSQVGTTFGEKITHAIQAVFVKGFAKVIVIGNDCIELKVQHLLQAEKDLKTNDLVIGSDYSGGAYLIGISKSEFNADLFETLPWQTKGVLTALQTLYKTQSIAYLACLNDCNDAFDFKKATHKLSFSDAFRKILLSFLSINKIQNYFEIGFFSYDYHPLNFNKGSPVSSSTSV, encoded by the coding sequence ATGTATACAATAAAGGATTATTCTACAACTACTGCCGTCCTGCTTTTTGCTCAAAGTGAAAAGATAGAAAGTGGTTTAAAACCAATTGCATCTTGTTCAAAGCAAAACGTATTATTGTGGAAAAAAATGAATGGTAATGTTACAAAACTTATTCAAAAATCCAAATTACCTTATTTTGTTTCAGATGAAAATAGTCAAGTTGGCACCACTTTTGGAGAAAAAATAACGCATGCTATCCAAGCCGTTTTTGTTAAAGGTTTTGCAAAAGTTATTGTCATTGGAAATGATTGTATTGAATTGAAAGTACAGCATTTGCTTCAAGCCGAAAAGGATTTAAAAACCAATGATTTAGTTATTGGTTCCGATTATTCCGGTGGCGCTTATTTAATAGGTATTTCAAAATCGGAATTTAATGCCGATTTATTTGAAACTTTGCCTTGGCAAACAAAAGGGGTTTTGACAGCTTTACAAACACTTTACAAAACGCAATCAATCGCTTATCTTGCTTGTTTGAATGATTGCAATGACGCTTTTGATTTTAAAAAAGCTACTCATAAATTATCATTCTCCGATGCTTTTAGAAAAATACTTCTTTCTTTTTTGTCCATAAATAAAATTCAAAATTATTTTGAAATAGGATTTTTTTCCTATGATTATCATCCTTTGAACTTTAACAAAGGGTCGCCTGTTAGCTCATCAACTTCCGTTTAA
- a CDS encoding low temperature requirement protein A — MKNSMYLNETRHSTWLELFFDLIFVVALGKVTHLFAHTHNNELDSRVFLTFIILFLPFWWIWVLHTSFSNRFDNDSRFHRIFTLLIMFVLIILSTTIDSGIDNNYSVFLMVYGIAKIITAGLYAKDIQKIKGRSINGRIIGVLAFGTTLALSGIFFSFKIAALLLTFSIIIEIIIIQTTLNSKNSTKPVDKEHLVERIGLLAIVLLGESIASLTSGLTKVDWTILTIATGLVGFSIIAMIWWIYFDSLNLLIESKRDKYGTGIIYSQLLVYMSFALLANTIRHAILNDLNLFEFRILAISGMLLLYIGKQTAYAINVPENGKYRIINTLIVLGIATASLLLERVQYILFGMAFSFAIYIVLNYKTQMKLYGKVNF, encoded by the coding sequence ATGAAAAATTCAATGTACTTAAATGAAACTCGACACTCAACCTGGCTCGAACTCTTTTTTGATCTAATCTTCGTTGTGGCATTGGGAAAGGTGACGCATCTCTTCGCCCACACTCATAACAATGAATTAGACAGTCGAGTATTTTTAACATTCATTATATTGTTTTTACCTTTTTGGTGGATTTGGGTACTGCACACCTCGTTTTCAAATAGGTTTGATAATGATAGTCGGTTCCATAGAATATTTACGCTGCTCATTATGTTTGTTCTTATAATTTTATCTACGACCATCGATTCTGGAATTGACAATAACTATTCAGTTTTTTTAATGGTGTATGGAATAGCAAAAATAATAACTGCTGGACTATACGCTAAGGATATTCAGAAAATAAAAGGTAGATCAATCAACGGTCGAATTATTGGGGTATTGGCTTTTGGAACGACGCTTGCTTTATCTGGCATATTTTTCTCATTTAAAATAGCTGCATTACTGCTAACCTTCAGCATTATTATAGAAATTATTATTATTCAGACTACTCTTAATTCTAAAAATTCTACAAAACCAGTGGATAAAGAACATTTAGTAGAACGCATAGGGTTATTAGCCATTGTACTTTTAGGTGAGTCTATAGCATCATTGACATCGGGTCTTACTAAAGTAGATTGGACTATTTTAACTATTGCCACTGGACTGGTAGGCTTTTCGATAATCGCTATGATCTGGTGGATTTATTTTGATTCGTTAAACTTATTGATTGAAAGTAAAAGAGATAAATATGGAACTGGTATTATCTACTCACAATTATTAGTTTATATGTCGTTTGCCTTACTCGCTAATACAATAAGGCATGCGATCCTTAACGATTTAAATTTGTTTGAATTTAGAATTTTAGCGATTTCAGGAATGTTGTTACTATATATTGGAAAACAAACCGCATATGCAATCAATGTACCGGAAAATGGCAAATATAGGATAATAAATACATTAATCGTACTTGGTATTGCCACAGCATCCTTGCTTTTAGAAAGAGTGCAATACATTCTTTTTGGGATGGCATTTTCTTTTGCGATTTACATAGTCCTTAATTATAAAACACAAATGAAACTATATGGTAAAGTAAATTTTTGA
- the msrB gene encoding peptide-methionine (R)-S-oxide reductase MsrB, whose protein sequence is MKIYQQILLLPVIAFSFMACMQANKTDKESAAVETTMQQQPALSLTDTSLKKVIKTDAQWKKILTDKQYNILRKKGTERPFQNEFNENHKKGNYFCAACKLPLFASETKFNSGTGWPSFYAPINKNRVKEVVDKSMGMVRGEIVCARCEGHLGHLFDDGPQPTGLRYCMNSAAMLFKESK, encoded by the coding sequence ATGAAAATATATCAGCAAATCTTACTATTACCAGTAATCGCTTTTAGCTTTATGGCATGTATGCAAGCAAATAAAACAGATAAAGAAAGCGCAGCAGTAGAAACAACTATGCAGCAGCAACCCGCATTATCATTGACGGATACCTCTTTGAAGAAAGTTATAAAAACGGATGCACAATGGAAAAAGATACTCACGGACAAACAATATAATATTTTGCGAAAAAAAGGAACGGAGCGTCCTTTTCAAAATGAATTTAATGAGAACCATAAAAAAGGAAACTATTTTTGTGCGGCATGTAAATTGCCTCTTTTTGCTTCTGAAACAAAATTTAATTCAGGGACAGGATGGCCTAGTTTTTATGCTCCTATAAATAAAAATAGAGTTAAAGAAGTGGTGGACAAAAGCATGGGAATGGTGCGTGGCGAGATTGTATGTGCGCGTTGTGAAGGGCATTTGGGACATCTTTTTGACGATGGACCTCAACCAACCGGATTAAGATATTGTATGAATTCTGCAGCGATGTTATTCAAAGAGTCAAAATAA